A region from the Acanthopagrus latus isolate v.2019 chromosome 8, fAcaLat1.1, whole genome shotgun sequence genome encodes:
- the LOC119024825 gene encoding tumor protein p53-inducible protein 11-like isoform X2, producing the protein MTSKPHPPLMKKHSQTDLISRLKSRKILGVGGEDDDGEVHRSKISQMLGNEIKFTVREPVGLRVWILISAVAFTVMALMALVFPNQLYELVFEEELSTTNISVRLYGGALLSLALIMWNGLYTAEKIVIQWTLLSEACYFAVQFLVTSFTLMEIGILPNAAMLLLLSRVLFLVVTMAYYYHLGRKPKKI; encoded by the exons ATGACGTCTAAACCTCATCCTCCGCTGATGAAGAAGCACAGTCAGACAGACCTGATAAGCCGCCTGAAGAGCCGGAAGATCCTTGGAGTTGGCGGCGAGGATGATGATGGGGAAGTGCACCGCTCAAAG ATCAGTCAGATGCTCGGAAATGAGATCAAGTTTACAGTGCGAGAGCCTGTTGGACTGAG GGTGTGGATTCTCATCTCAGCTGTGGCTTTCACAGTTATGGCCCTGATG GCCCTGGTGTTTCCCAACCAGCTCTATGAGCTTGTTTTTGAGGAGGAGCTCTCCACGACTAACATATCCGTTCGCCTTTATGGAGGAGCATTGCTTA GCCTGGCCCTCATCATGTGGAATGGTCTCTACACAGCGGAGAAGATCGTCATCCAGTGGACGCTGCTCAGTGAAGCCTGCTATTTTGCCGTCCAGTTTCTAG TGACATCTTTCACCTTAATGGAGATTGGCATCTTGCCAAACGCCGCCATGCTTCTGCTCCTCAGTCGAGTGCTCTTCCTGGTGGTCACCATGGCTTA